The sequence CATGGCGCCAGCGCTGGTGCCGCTCACCGCCCCAGGATGGCACCGGCCACTGGCCAGCAGCGCATCCAACACGCCCCAGGTGAAGGCGCCATGAGCACCACCACCTTGCAGGGCCAGATTCAGGGTGGGAACGGCCATGCGGTGAAACTCAGACCACCGCTTCGATCTGAGGCATCGACAAACGCGCCTTGGTCAGCGCCATGCCCAGGTTGGCCGATTTGCGGCACACCAGCACCAGCACGTAGTCGGGGTAGCGTTTGCCGCGCAAGAACAGGTGAACCAGGTTGTCACTGTTGATGATGATTTCTTGGAAGTAGTGGTGGCCGTTGTCTTCCGGCAAACCACGTGCGCGCTTGAACAGCGTTTCGATCATCGAAACGTTTTGGCCTTGAAACAAGTCGGCGGTGGCGGCGGCCACCAAGTCGATCACATCGCGTGGATGCGAATCGACGGTTTTGAGCGACAGCAGCATGCCAGTCGTCAAATCCACATAACCGCCGGCGAGACATTCGGGCACGCTGGCGACGGCTTTGGCAAGTTGTTGATCCAGGGGCATGGGGTACCTTGAGGACTTTGAGTGGGTGGGGAGGAAATGAAAATCAATGCTTCAAACACGGCGCCGGAATGATGTTTCCAATTCATGCAAAAACGCTTCCTGCGGAATGGATTGAACATATTCCTTATCGATGTCTCGCAGGCGTTGCAAGGCGGCATCGGCTGCCATGCCTTGGTGAATGAGCCAGCCAGCCACCACGGTGCCGGTTCGTCCCAATCCGGCGCGGCAGTGGACACACAGCACTTCCCCTTGCTCCAGCAAGCGTGTCATGCGGATGGCCAGCATGCGCAACTGATGCACCGACGGGGCTTCGCGGTCGTAGATGGGCAAGTGCAAGTTGCGCAGGCCGTGTTCAGCGAGTTTGGTTTGGGGTAAATCGCCTCGGGTCAACGTGATCAGCATCGTCACGCCCACGGTTTTGAGCGCGACCAAATCCAAATCGATGCCGAGCACCGCACCAGGCAGGGGGGCGGTGCCCAAGCGACCTTGCAGAATCCAACGAAACCCCCGTGGACCTCGGTACTCTGGTTGTGCGTAGGGGTCGGCTTGCTGTTGGGTGTGTGGCAGGTCGTCGTCTTGGGGCGATGCCTCCATGGCGGGCGACGCTTCATCCAGGGGCGGCGGAGCCGATGGGAGCACGCCAGAATCCGGCACAAGCGTCCGCGCTTCTGGGGGGAGTGGTGGTGGTGCAAAGCCTTCGGACAGCGCCTCAATGGGCGCGTCTGGCGCTGCCACGCAGCAACTGCCGGTGCGCACAAACTGCGCGGCCACGTCGTTGGCCGGGGCGGTGAAAAACGTGGCAGCGGACTGCGCGGCTTGCACCCGCCCACCTGCGATCAGGATGATGCATTGCCCCAACTCACGGGCTTGGCGTTGGTTGTGCGTGACCATCAGCACGGGCACATGCGGGGCGATATGGCTCAACAGGGTGCTGACCCGTCGGCAGTCCGCATCAGACAACGTCGAAGTCGGCTCATCAAGCATGAGCAGCGTGGGCCGTGTTGCCAGCTCGCCCAAGATCGCAACGCAGCGCTGCAAACCAACAGGCAGGCGAATCGTTGGGTCTTGCAGGAAAGGCACCAAGTCGGCGCAGCCGTACGCATCCAACAACGCTTGAACTTGCTCGCGCAGCTTGTCTGGGCTGAGTGGGCTGCTGGCTTGGCGGCATCGATCTGCCAGAAAGTCCCCCACCCGTGCGCTGAGGGCACGGGGGTTTTGCACCACCAGGGCAGGGCGGTGGCCCTCCCGCAAGGCTTGGTCGGCCAGCGTGACATGGCCCCATTCACGGTAACGGCGGTTGGCTTGGCTCAACCCCGCCAGCGCACGTACCAAGGTGGATTTACCCGTGCCCGAAGGCCCCATCAGGAGGGTGATACCCGTCGCAGGAACGTCAAAAGACAGCTCGGCGAGGATGACTCGCTCGCCAAAGGCCACACCGAAACCTTCGGCATGGAGAACATGCTGAACCAAGGAAGTTTCCTCCAGAAAAACCGTCCAAACAGAGGCGCGCCGGTCATGGCATCAAGTTGACACCTGTTTGCCAGCTCGCATCGGCGCATCGGGCGCTCGACTTCGCTCTATTTGTGAAAGTTTTTTGATCTGGCTCAGGCTTTACGATTGTGCCTGAGGGTGTCTGCGGATTTACTGACACCCCGATTGTTCACCCACCTAACTTTCGATGCTAGGGGTTGGCGGTGCCTTAGCGCTGCAAAGCTTGCAATGCCAAAGCCACAGAGGCGATGCGAGAGGCCACTGTGTCTGCCCGGCCCGGCAGGGCGATGGGCACGCGCCCGCCCAGCACCACGCCGCAGCTCGACGCCCCCGCCAAGGATTCAAGCTGCTTGGCCAGCATGTCCCCCGCTTCCAGATCGGGCACCACCAGCACATCGGCCTGACCCGCCACCGGCCCGCCCACGCCCTTGAGCGCAGCAGCGGCTTCGGACACGGCGTTGTCAAACGTCAACGGCCCGTCCAGCAGCGCGCCGGTGATTTGCCCGCGATCGGCCATCTTGCACAGCGCGGCGGCTTCCAGGGTCGAAGGCAGGCGCGGCGTGACCTTCTCCAAGGCCGACAAAATCGCCACCTTGGGTTGTGCCAAGCCCAGGGCGTGGGCCAGGTCGATGGCGTTGCGCACGATGTCGGCCTTCACCGGCAAGGTCGGCGCGATGTTGATGGCCGCATCGGTGATGAACAGCGGGCGCGGGTAAGACGGCACCTCCAAGCGGTACACATGCGACAGGTGCCGCCCCGTGCTCAACGCCGCCGCCGCTTGCACCGACTGCATCAGCTCCTCGGTGTACAGGCTGCCCTTGAGCATCAGCTTGACCTCACCGGCCACGGCCAGCTCAACCGCCCGGTCGGCGGCGGCGTGGCTGTGCGGCACGTCTTCGATGCGCACGCCCTCCAGCGACAGTTCCAGCCCCTGCGCCAGCGCCACCAGCCGCTCACGCGGGCCGATCAACACCGGGGTGATGAGCCCGCGCTGCGCCGCTTCCAACGCGCTGCGCAACGCCACTTCGCTGCACGGATGCACCACAGCGCAAGGCTGCGGCGTGGCGTTCTGCGCCAGGCCATTGACCCAGTGAGCCAGCCGGGCTTCCGGGTCGAACAAGTGGATTTCAGGCGTGGCCGGGCGGGGCCGCACGATCTTGCTGCTGGGCGCACGCACCAGGGCTTGACCTTCGACGACCGGTTCGCTCTTCTGGTTCAACACGCTGCACGCCAGGCGCACATTGCGGTTGGTGTCGTTGCGCTCGGCCACTTCGACGATCACGGTGAGCGTGTCACCCACGCGCACCGGGCGCAGGAAGCGCAGGCTTTGCTCCATGTAGATCGTGCCGGCGCCGGGAAACTCGGTGCCCAGCACACTGGAGATGAAGGCTCCGGCCAGCATGCCGTGGGCGATCACGCCATGGAAACGGGTGGATTCGGCGTATGCCACATCCAAGTGCGCCGGGTTGACGTCCCCAGAAACGGCGGCAAACGCTTTGATGTCGTCCATCGTCACCACGCGTTGCATCTGGGCGCGGCGGCCCAGGTGCAGCTCGTCAAAGGTGACGTTTTCGATGGTGGCAGGGGTTGGGGTGTTCATGTGATG is a genomic window of Vitreoscilla filiformis containing:
- a CDS encoding phosphatase domain-containing putative toxin: MVQHVLHAEGFGVAFGERVILAELSFDVPATGITLLMGPSGTGKSTLVRALAGLSQANRRYREWGHVTLADQALREGHRPALVVQNPRALSARVGDFLADRCRQASSPLSPDKLREQVQALLDAYGCADLVPFLQDPTIRLPVGLQRCVAILGELATRPTLLMLDEPTSTLSDADCRRVSTLLSHIAPHVPVLMVTHNQRQARELGQCIILIAGGRVQAAQSAATFFTAPANDVAAQFVRTGSCCVAAPDAPIEALSEGFAPPPLPPEARTLVPDSGVLPSAPPPLDEASPAMEASPQDDDLPHTQQQADPYAQPEYRGPRGFRWILQGRLGTAPLPGAVLGIDLDLVALKTVGVTMLITLTRGDLPQTKLAEHGLRNLHLPIYDREAPSVHQLRMLAIRMTRLLEQGEVLCVHCRAGLGRTGTVVAGWLIHQGMAADAALQRLRDIDKEYVQSIPQEAFLHELETSFRRRV
- a CDS encoding bifunctional enoyl-CoA hydratase/phosphate acetyltransferase — protein: MNTPTPATIENVTFDELHLGRRAQMQRVVTMDDIKAFAAVSGDVNPAHLDVAYAESTRFHGVIAHGMLAGAFISSVLGTEFPGAGTIYMEQSLRFLRPVRVGDTLTVIVEVAERNDTNRNVRLACSVLNQKSEPVVEGQALVRAPSSKIVRPRPATPEIHLFDPEARLAHWVNGLAQNATPQPCAVVHPCSEVALRSALEAAQRGLITPVLIGPRERLVALAQGLELSLEGVRIEDVPHSHAAADRAVELAVAGEVKLMLKGSLYTEELMQSVQAAAALSTGRHLSHVYRLEVPSYPRPLFITDAAINIAPTLPVKADIVRNAIDLAHALGLAQPKVAILSALEKVTPRLPSTLEAAALCKMADRGQITGALLDGPLTFDNAVSEAAAALKGVGGPVAGQADVLVVPDLEAGDMLAKQLESLAGASSCGVVLGGRVPIALPGRADTVASRIASVALALQALQR